The genomic window TGCGTATAACTATGCTTTAGTGAGTAGAGCAAAATGCAATAAAGAACATCTACAATGCCAATGGAATTATTTTAATAGGAATAAGAAATATCAAATTGTTAATGTTTAGCTAAATTATGGAAAATACTTATCCGCACGAGGTATTTATagcaaatcaataaattattttaacaataaaaaaataagataaaaatacatattactTTATAATTATGTGGTAAATTTGTGTATAAACACTTAATATGGATACATTTTTACCCTAAATTATATGCCTGATAAACCAATGAATTAAAGTTAAGCATTtattatagggaaaattgtatgaaatagcaaattattagttacatgactaaatattaaaggaaaataaagttagattatgactaaatattaaaggaaaataaagttagattatgtattttaattgccTAAACCtaagtaaaactaaagaacaaatattcaatattattgtcattcttagtgttgaattgattttctttttgcattagtattaatttgattttgatttaagctttattataattaccaacatcaatgaactataatctttattggaccattaagaattctaactttcaaacatgaaacaatatattaaaagataaaaactatgaaaaagtataagaaatatttaaaaattatatcaaagtaaatatttttacgtataaaataaaattttaaaattatatatataatgtcgggttggtttggtctcgggttgttttttttttagttgaaaccaaaccaacccaaatatagtcaggttttttttccaataccaaaccaagtcaaaccaaaccactagtcggagttttttttcgatttgactCGGTTTGcagtttggttcggttttgtacacccctactatATATCTGGTGTCAGAGATATATATATCTAGTATCAAAAAATACATGTTGACTCTCTTGCTTGACTCTATCCTTATGTATTTGTATTACACAATGTATCTAGTATCTTTGATACATGTGTTTGACTTGATATTCGAAAGAGTGGTGTATTTGACTTGAAATTAAATTTGGTACAAAATTATTACGTACTAATTAGTAAGACAATggataattatttcaaactataaagTGAATTAGTATTTATGgtagaaactataaattataaaGTGAATTAGAATTGACTTCGCAATGAATTGATGAAGTCAAGTCGTGTTGTCGGTGACATAAAAATTACCGTACCCTTGTTTTTTCTTTGCACCTTTATTTGATTGTGTGCATATTGCATTAAAGTTTCCAAGAAATTTCCTACTTACTTCTACCaatgtacatatttattaaAGAGAAGTgctaaatgaccagaaaatttgACCTATATTTAATCTATAATCCTGGGCTTGTGGGAAAGAGCTGCAAGAGTTGCCTTTGTTTCTTAGAAGAGGAGCAAGTGGCCTCTTCTTCATATCTGCTCTTCCTTATCCCAATTTGAAGCTCAGCTTCATCTTTATACAACAAACGAACTCCATATTTACCTATTTCTCTAGAAAAATATAACCTAATGCACCCATAGTCATTTGGTGTTTTTCCATTTGCATTAGATTCATCCCATAAGCCACCAAGAGgtatcaacaaaaaattattaccACAATGTGGATTGTAGGATAAGGCAAATTGCTGGGTCATCGACGACATCCCATCATCACATGATGAGGGAATCAAATGAGCTGTGATGGAATCAATTACATTGCCAGAGAAACATACAGCAAACCCCAAGAACTTATCCGATACATACCAATTCTCAGGCAATGCGAGGGTTACACTACTTGTGCGCATTCCCTGATAGTTGAACCAACTTGGGCTATTCCATGTCCCCACCATACTCCTAAACAGTCTTAGTGACAAGGAATCTGAAACAGAGATGTCATGCTGCAATAATGAGATATTCTGAAACAACATATTACAGATCAAATCATTGCTCCAATCTGCACCTATTGTGTATAATTGCTGTGGAAATTCTGGCAGCTGTGTAAGCCTCTTGCAATTTGATAACTCCAACAATTAAAGAGCACCAAGTTCAGATATGCTTTGAGGCAAATGCTCAAAATTATTTCCCTTGAGATACAAGTTTCTCAAAGAGGATAAACATCCAATGTCTTCTGGCAGCTGTGTAAGCCTCTTGCAATCTGATAAGTACAAGTATTCAAGAGCACCAAGTTTGGATATGCTTTGAGGCAAATGCTCAAAATTATTTCCGTTGAGCTTCAAATCTTTCAAAGAGGATAAACATCCAATGTCTTCTGGCAGCTGTGTAAGTCTTTTGCAATCTGATAAGTTCAAGTATTCAAGAGCACAAAGCTGAGCTATGCTACGAGGCAAAtgctcaaaattatttccacTGAGATTCAAGTGTTTCAAAGAGGATAAGGATCCAATGTCTTCCGGAAGTCTTCCAGCATAGCAGCCACTGATATCCAGTTCTTCCAATGAGCATAACCCTTCACTCACTGGAGGGAACACGAAGTTCACTCTATCTTCtggtttatatttttgaaaagtcaaTGATTTAAGCTTGTTCAACCGGACGATGGAAGACGGAGGTCGTGAGATTAGAGTATAGCTGGCATCAAGCTCCTCCAAGTTTTCTAAATCACCTATCTCTTTTGGCAAGCTTTCAAGTTTTGAGCACTTAGACATATGTAGCTTCACCAAACCTTTCAACTTACAAATGCTGCTTGGAAGAGATGCAAGGTTTGTCAAGCCATCCAAATCTACCTCTATAAGATGAGGTTGATGATCAAAGAAAGATAATGGCAGTTCCCTTATCCTAGAGCCTGACGTCTTAATCTTTCTGGCAGTTCCCTGCTTCATCCTTCCATCTATTTCTGGAAATTTCTTTAAACTAGAGCAGTATTTTAGATTCAAAGATTCCACATTAACATATGGAAACCTCTCAAGTTTTGTACAAGAAGACAAATTTAACTGCATGAGTTTTTTGCAATCCTTGAGGGAAGGATGAACTTCTTGAAGACTCCTACAATACTCTAGATCCAAATACTCCAAATTTGGGATCCCCTTGAAATCTGGTGTTCTCTTCAGGCTGTAGGAGTGACTTAGATCTATCCTTCGTAGAGACAGAAATTGCAGCAGCTATTCAAAACACATGAGAAAGAATGATGAAAAGTAGTAAACGACATGTTTATATTATAACTCAATGTGTGAAATGAgatattgtttgattttactttaggaaaaatgcataagtaccccccagcctacgCCCGAAATCctagagacacacctaacctttactgaggtcctattaccccccttcccccccccccccccNttatctataatattctaccccttttcggcctacgtggcactatccttgaaaaatatgtcaacatgcgctgggcccacaagatagtgccacgtaggccaaaaaggggtagaatattacatataaaataagttgggggggagggtaataggaccttagtaaaggttaggtgtgtctctgggatttcgggtataggctgggggcgTACTTATGCATATTCCCTTTACTTTATATggaaactagtaaaattactgtaataacataaaatttataaaataatacttaaagcTATTAgtaattaaaactaaaacactatattctCTGACATGCAAAATTatgtagtaacaaacattaataatgtaaagggaaatgaaaattattacatcttatcatttgtccttaataacataagcataaactaatgactgtaaaaatacataccaggatctgtaacataagcaatgatGTCAATGAGCCACTTAACAGGagtaaagtacacaaatatttaattgtgaagaagaagaagaagaagaatttcagaattttcgttgttttaaaatgagaggaaatccctctatttatataCAACAAAGAGTTGTGTGaataaatgtttattgtgccttatcgtaAATGTTACaattatttggaaaagttgcaacccttcgaaAAGGGCACAACCTTTAatgaaagtcacaactttttacaAAAGTCGAAACtgttcattaaagtcgcaacttttcatgaaaagagaaggatatttttggaaataaataaattaaaaggaaattctaGTTTGTGGtagcgccacgtaggcgggcttcaggttctcctttatatatatatatataagtgggaaaaatttaagtcaaaagttgaattacgaaaatatcCTTTaggtattaatttattttcttgaaattatttaaaatattatttttcgtttaatatttattttggaattcaaagtaattaataCTCCTATTTCCAAGACTTACAATTCAATACACATTATTAAATTGCAAGTAATTATTAGcaagaaaaaatcaataatatttacATCTTTCACGTAGTAATAGTGATGATTTTTCATAATCATAGTTactatgaattttttaataattagtcATAATGATTTTCCATTAcacatttaatatatttgaattccTTTACATATTTTATCCTTAGTTTACAGTTTTATTTCTACATTAcatttaaatgttataaattgttgggaaaatgcataagtacccccccaacctatgcccgaaatcccagagacacacctaacctttactaaggtcctattacccccccgaacttaatttatctataatattctaccccttttctaCCTACATGGCActatcttgaaaaaaatgtcaacatgcactGGGCCCacaaagatagtgccacgtaggccaaaaaggggtagaatattacatataaaataagttcgggggggtaataggaccttagtaaaggttaggtgtgtctctgggattcaGGTATAGGCtgagggggtacttatgcattttccctaaattgtttgataaattaaatagtaaatagtatatcatcatattaatatacataaattaccACTAACTCATCATTATGTAAATGTATGTAACACCCACTAATTATATTCATTATGTTTATTACTCTCATCTCTCATCGATAATCTCAAATGgatcaataatatatttatgacaactttttGTGTTCCTCAATGCTATCCAATAAATAGTGACATTTGACACAATAGTGTACCCActtaaatcaattgaaaaaaatatgagaaaatctCTATGCTCTCTtctcttgtttctttttatttgtttagtttaacctttatgtttcttgtttgttgttattgtacaactttctattgttgtgttgttattattattgagaaTTTATCATGGTTTGCTGCTTTGTATATATTAGTCTATCATGTGGTATTTTAGTATCctcatttgaatttgaatttgtgcaatagttagttattttcactttatgcacttttagtcaattttatagttaaaagtatttttttaattaggaaGATATATGTAGTTCCTATCGAAACAATGATGAATTTtgcaatacaaaatttatatgaagTATTTTGGGATAAACATGCAATGCACGTTCTCAGATCTAGtcatcatcaacatcatcatattactataagtgggaacaaaaaaagttaaaagttgaattacgattttatccctattataaattatgttataaaaacattgaattatttaattttaaatagtataattttaattaaaatgttaatgaCTTTTGCACTTCCTTAAATTAATTCCTtattaaaatatgtaatttaataatatttatcatttataatctatatgtatatttaatttagtcatcatatcatatcatcatatatactGTAACACCCGACAATTTggaataactatgaagaggttTAGAATtggaattttcatttttttttggaaagaatttaaaattctagaaatttggctaagtatgggaaaaagtgagttttttggccaactttgagcagtcataaatcctagctcaggatgatttaagAGTAGTTACAGTTATGATTGCAaatcttgtggaatgatctttccaacgccaccgagtttgctcgattctgagtttgtatgagtgagatataccctttgaaagttgggcagttggcagggaatccgtccgaaaattttaagggcattttggtcttttcactaaccaattcttttggttatattgttgtgttaggctgttttgtggatcatttttgccccattttaaaagagtaagagctagggttcttgagagaagaggaggagaagaagagaagaagaaggagatcaaggagtttccgtcaaagatcgtcgtggaaatcgtcgggggtgatccctactaggtatgtgagttcatagtgttgggttgatcctttcccccacacgccaaactcgttttattttcgagaaaagattggttatgttgttgaagttgttgggttgtgttgttgatgttgttgattgtgttgttgaagtccctTGTTGATTTAGGACATGCTTccggttgtgtttttgagttgaatctatggtatattgagggttttaatgattctaagtgatttggggaagaaaccattcgattttaGGCGAAATAaggtgagaaaacgagaaaataagcttgctgaaatttctgggttgggggcctggcgcgatgcgcctgccagagcgccccaaactcacctctgaagtttaggggctggcgccccgcgccacccaTAGTGCCAGGGTCACCTGCCCCATCCAATTGTCATCGGTTGCCCCGTTTGAGTTCATTTAAAGTGCACattcactccttttcgattctaactactctaagctacttctaaacacctaaaagtCATTCCTAACACgatcaaaatcttgaattcataattcaaactcaaggtagagttgagagttacGTTTTGAGGATTCTTCCGAATATTCTaaggaaatccctttgagtctttttgaggagtcgtCTACAATTtatagtaacttgtttcaagactcgagcaagtgagtaagagaatgagaagtgtcgtaaacatgagatcattacccttgaatccataatccaattcaaggtgagttaggatcaaagtcaagtgaagttagagccaagtttagaagttaagcaagtcaaagcaaatctttaaagtttttcaagagtctttattgaacgttttaacttcattttaaggctcaagttccaagttaagtatagagtttcaagtcaagtaaagagtatagagtttcaagttaagtaaagagtatagagtttcaagttaagtaaagagcataaagttgagttcatttctcaaaagctattagggaattaagtattcccaaagaagtttataaatgttttcacatttaagataagaggaaactagtatttccaaaagagttttgagaagtttgagtactatctctttttgagaaaagataagttttgcaaaagagtttctaaaacatgattagtatgacaaatcgcgtatgtcatcaatgtttaaacaatatggtctctagatataccatcaatgtttatgcagtatgaatatcctgagtcatcaatgatcatattaaaatatggttttgagatgttctttttagaaagagttttcaagagcctttgggctaagttttgagtaattatctcaactaaagaaagatgtgtttaaaacactaatgagctaaagtatttttgggagtagtcttgagcactgaattggggacacgagttcatattaactcaactctccataagaaccatgtagccaacatgggagttaacgggtcatactttttagatgaatccgtaaagttaagctagtggatccacttagtaaagttagcttcctatatcacgacaaggtataggatggtccttgggcaacgtgaggtaaaatgttgtatcactagcttcctatatcacgacaAGATATaagatggtccttgggcaacgtgaggtaaaacgttgtatcactagcttcctatatcacgacaaggtataagatggtccttgggcaacgtgaggtaaaacgttgtatcaccacttagtttcatagtggtggttgtcggttagagaaactcccacagtagaaattgcatggttcctcgaggggttcttcttagtatggatgggggtatgggactttattcatgcattgcacaaggaGACTTTGAGAgaaagcatggtattttcatgatattataaatatgatttttatgtcatgttttaatagtcttacaagctttatatattgcatgtgtcctattgctatatatattgagttcagttattcatgagttgaacagagccaaggtaagagttcctttttactcttttcaagcttaagttgtggttttgctttccagctcgcatactcgtacattcaatgtactgatgccagttggcctgcatcttatgacgatgcagacacaggtaccccggatcagcatcctgcatgCCGTTggtccagctgagcactccagagtcagtggtgagcctccttgcagctctccagagtcagtggtgagcctccttgtgtTCCGGAAGACTCTGTTATTTCGTTTTtccttgttttgttttattaggatgttgcggggtctgtcccaacatccatctcagtattaaagaggcttcatagacagtcagtcagttatttttgagtctctcatctatgtatatatgtaaatattctattttgagactcgagttgccattttggccagattttatcagttggttgttttataacATTTCGTTGCATTGAGTTGtgctgttgagttaagtttccgctgagttaagaaagccaggccaagggttcactcgGGGCCAGTAATgatctccgagtgccggtcccgcccagggtataggctcggggtgtgacatatACAAACAAAATGACTTTTGCACTTCCTTagattaattcctaattaaaatatctaatttataatcgatatgtatatttaatttaatcatcatatatataaacaaaaagagttaaaagttgaattatgattttatccctactataaattaaaatgttataaaaatatttaattatttaatttaaatattaaattgtatcattttaataaaaatgttaatgaatttttcacttccttagattaattcctaattaaaaaatctaatttaataatatttatcatctataatctatatgtatatttaatttaatcatcataccatatcatcataatatatatatccttcattatattaaaaggttataaattatttaattaattaaatagtaaaaataaaattataacattCACCCAATGCTTAATAACATGTTTCAGGTTCAAAACAAAATTCTACATGTTTAGATAAACAAAACGTCAAAACATATCAAATTCTTCGCTACGttaatttaaaaacaatgaacATTTAAAGGAGGCTACTTTTTAAATGTTGGCATACCAAATGTTAATAATAGCTAAAATAATGATAGGAAATAataatttctctcattttacaagctttccaaaattagtttctacatTTCCAGAATGATTATAAATAATAGgtatataatttcataaaataattacTCTAAAAACTTGCAGTAGCTTATGACTTAATATGATTTTCTATAGCACTAATATTATAAGTTCAAAAAtataacatctcgcaaattgaaagaactaacaaaagctagaattagaaagagtgatttttggaaataataaaaatctggaaaaatggttaagttaagtttgagtttttggtcaacttcaaacgacaataactcctagctcaaaatgagttaggtgtgtttccagatatcgtaggaaagatcttggaataatctttccaacgcctctGAGTTTAtgcaattccgagttcgtatgagtgagatatgcccattgaaCGTTGGGTTGTttggataaggaaagtccaatccggattttagaaggacATTATGGTTTTTTCACCACCCAATAAattaatttcgtttttggtaattaagttggggtctaaattgattggattcagtttacgcttttgagaaACAAGTTAGGAttatgagagaagagaaaagaagagcaGAAGGAGCAAGGAATCATCAAGTCCTTGAAACTAGgctcgtggatttcgtcaaggggtgatcccttgAGGTATGTGAGTCCATgcagtgttgggttcattcacccacgtgccaaacatgttttattcagtgtaatttcgtcctaaaaaatattgagaatttgatgttcttgagttgtattcttgaattgctttcgttcttgaatttgggatgagattgaggagttcttaaGAGTTTAAGATCGATTATTAGAGTtgctttgagttagattcttgtgtttATGTTGTGAGTTCCTGAATTTAAAGAGATATGAACTGAGTTTAGGCGAATGGGGcaagaaaacgaagaaggaacaagtcagcagaatctgggtaccaggttcgcgtcgcggacctgcaCCTCAGATTTGGAAAATCCTTCCTCGCGGTGCGAAGCtgtcacggaccgttctgcctcaaaaattattttcgcgaccgaaaatttaaatacacctccgcgtcgcggaccaaTTTCCaggcagtgatttcttgatcttttctcatgtttaattagctatctaaaatcactcctaaacatcatgatatCTTCCCTaccacaaatcacaatccttgaatccataattcaattcaaggaaagttaagagtcaagtcaagagaagttaagatcCAAATCAAAGAGAAGTTAAGatccaagtcaagagaagttaagagtcaagtcaagataagttcttagagttttccaaaagtcttttacaaacgttttaactttgtttaaagacttgagtaaagagtaaagtttgaagttcatttcttcaaaagagtatatcaggactatgtattcccaaagagtactaaatgtttttcatatttaaagaagaaaggaaaccttgatttccaaaagagcctttgagctagttttcagttaaagagtaaatgttttcacatttgagcgagaaaggaaactttgatttccaaaaagagcctttgagctagttttcagtaaagagtaaatgctttcacaattaagcaagagaggaaactgagattttcgagatagcctttgagctaagttttgataaaaaaatttaatcaacttttttccttttaattgaCATAGACCCCAGTTATATGATAAAATGAGGATACTACGGAAAGGACTATAAATCCTTAtgttaaacataaagagctagtatattttgggagtagtattgagcaccgatatggaagAGAGTTCAAAAAACTCCGAGcttccataaaccatgtagccatcatgggtagaaaagggtcatacttttttgataatttctttAGTGCTTTTTTAGCATAAgcctagtggatccacttaatagTTCAGGTtttataccccgacaaggtataggacggccttGACAGAGTGAGGAAAAACACTATATCATCACGATAGATCTTAAGTGattgttgtcggttagagaaactcccacatcagtattttgtatttttatatatactttagaaatatttgtattttcatatacaaacagagttcatattgtattttTGCAATAAatacagagttattattgtatttctaaatacacaaagttga from Solanum stenotomum isolate F172 unplaced genomic scaffold, ASM1918654v1 scaffold5093, whole genome shotgun sequence includes these protein-coding regions:
- the LOC125852783 gene encoding TMV resistance protein N-like, which produces MLFQNISLLQHDISVSDSLSLRLFRSMVGTWNSPSWFNYQGMRTSSVTLALPENWYVSDKFLGFAVCFSGNVIDSITAHLIPSSCDDGMSSMTQQFALSYNPHCGNNFLLIPLGGLWDESNANGKTPNDYGCIRLYFSREIGKYGVRLLYKDEAELQIGIRKSRYEEEATCSSSKKQRQLLQLFPTSPGL
- the LOC125852786 gene encoding TMV resistance protein N-like, whose amino-acid sequence is MQLNLSSCTKLERFPYVNVESLNLKYCSSLKKFPEIDGRMKQGTARKIKTSGSRIRELPLSFFDHQPHLIEVDLDGLTNLASLPSSICKLKGLVKLHMSKCSKLESLPKEIGDLENLEELDASYTLISRPPSSIVRLNKLKSLTFQKYKPEDRVNFVFPPVSEGLCSLEELDISGCYAGRLPEDIGSLSSLKHLNLSGNNFEHLPRSIAQLCALEYLNLSDCKRLTQLPEDIGCLSSLKDLKLNGNNFEHLPQSISKLGALEYLYLSDCKRLTQLPEDIGCLSSLRNLYLKGNNFEHLPQSISELGAL